In Campylobacter magnus, the following proteins share a genomic window:
- the polA gene encoding DNA polymerase I has protein sequence MKKINIIDSFGLFFRLYYAMMGLRSAAGKPSGMVSGLATFIEKMNRDFPCDYAIFAFEGGGATFRHEIYPAYKATRKEAPAELKEQIPVCKEMIERMGFASFAKAGYEADDVIASLVKKYSGEYEIDILSSDKDLFALISDSVKIVDSKNKIWYDKEGCFQKYGVYPHQIRDYLAILGDTSDNVPGIKGLGERGARAILEQFGSLENAIANTEQIANTRAKNQLIAGAAESELSKKLITLYADIEGLPEIENCLLPKEPFIKVVDILKEYSLNRILTKLPKTEQKELFDEPNFLSSSDEKIAQKAKDKELFSKAALSFESVLVLDENELDTLTQNLSENCVVALDTETTGLDVKTARIVGFSFCVLASEQRAYYVPLAHNYLGAPAQVSQNAAKRALERIYKAQVVGHNLKYDFEILRNNFGLELPKNYADTMILAWLQNPEQKCAMDELASRLFAYETIKFESLVNVKKGQVFGDIEVELASKYASEDAFITLEFYKYFKQTLSKELWEVAKNLEFPFIATLISLEKSGIKADYNALNALNEKISARLKELEAQIYKIAGQSFNINSPKQLGAVLFEHLGLKAAKKTKSGYSTDESVLSGLEHPIAAPLLEFRELAKLKGTYTEPFMRLSSSGERVYTHFLHTGTATGRLSSHSPNLQNIPARGSLARDVRNCFVAENQNMLISLDYSQIELRLLAHFSTDPALIAAFKADEDIHARTAISIFGDSEPSHRAVAKSINFGLIYGMGSSRLASNLGISTKEAKEYIERYFASFSTIKSYLSSIKTHAREHGRIFTLLGRQRVFDFSLAGPREQALYEREAVNSVFQGSAADIIKLAMNAIYPLLDENHKMILQIHDELIFEVSGGEAEIFAKKVANIMENVVSLNVPLKVNYAIAKSWGELK, from the coding sequence ATGAAGAAAATCAATATAATTGATAGTTTTGGGCTGTTTTTTAGACTGTATTATGCTATGATGGGCCTTCGCTCAGCTGCTGGCAAGCCAAGTGGCATGGTAAGCGGTCTTGCTACTTTTATAGAAAAGATGAATAGAGATTTTCCTTGCGATTATGCTATATTTGCTTTTGAGGGTGGTGGAGCTACCTTTCGGCATGAGATTTATCCAGCTTACAAAGCTACTAGAAAAGAAGCCCCAGCCGAGCTAAAAGAACAAATCCCAGTTTGTAAAGAAATGATAGAGCGCATGGGCTTTGCTAGCTTTGCTAAGGCTGGATATGAGGCTGATGATGTAATAGCAAGTCTGGTTAAAAAATACAGCGGCGAGTATGAAATAGACATACTTAGTAGTGATAAAGACCTTTTTGCGCTAATTAGCGATAGCGTAAAAATTGTAGATAGTAAAAATAAAATCTGGTATGACAAAGAAGGCTGTTTTCAAAAATACGGCGTCTATCCGCACCAAATCCGCGACTACCTAGCAATACTAGGCGATACTAGCGACAATGTCCCTGGTATAAAAGGGCTTGGCGAGCGTGGGGCAAGGGCGATTTTAGAGCAGTTTGGCAGCCTTGAAAATGCTATTGCAAACACTGAGCAAATCGCGAACACAAGAGCCAAAAATCAGCTTATCGCAGGCGCTGCTGAGAGCGAACTAAGCAAAAAGCTAATTACGCTTTATGCTGATATAGAAGGCTTGCCTGAGATTGAAAACTGCTTGTTGCCAAAAGAGCCTTTCATCAAAGTTGTGGATATTTTAAAAGAATATTCGTTAAATAGAATTCTTACAAAACTGCCAAAAACAGAGCAAAAAGAGCTATTTGATGAGCCTAATTTTTTAAGTTCTAGTGATGAGAAAATTGCGCAAAAAGCAAAAGATAAAGAGCTTTTTAGCAAGGCGGCTTTAAGCTTTGAGAGCGTGCTGGTTTTGGATGAAAATGAGCTAGATACGCTCACGCAAAATCTAAGCGAAAATTGCGTAGTAGCGCTAGATACTGAAACCACTGGGCTTGATGTGAAAACTGCCAGAATTGTAGGCTTTAGCTTTTGCGTGCTAGCAAGCGAGCAAAGGGCTTATTATGTGCCTTTGGCTCATAATTATCTTGGCGCGCCAGCACAAGTTAGTCAAAATGCGGCAAAAAGGGCTTTGGAGCGAATTTATAAAGCGCAGGTTGTGGGACATAATCTAAAATATGATTTTGAGATTTTGCGAAATAATTTTGGGTTGGAACTGCCTAAAAACTACGCTGATACGATGATTTTAGCGTGGCTTCAAAATCCAGAGCAAAAATGCGCAATGGACGAGCTTGCTAGCAGGCTTTTTGCTTATGAAACTATAAAGTTTGAAAGTCTTGTAAATGTAAAAAAAGGGCAGGTTTTTGGCGATATTGAAGTAGAACTTGCTAGCAAATATGCTAGCGAGGATGCTTTTATTACCTTGGAGTTTTATAAATACTTTAAGCAGACTTTAAGCAAGGAGCTTTGGGAAGTGGCAAAAAATCTAGAATTCCCTTTCATAGCTACTTTAATAAGCCTAGAGAAAAGCGGTATAAAGGCTGATTACAACGCACTTAATGCGCTAAATGAAAAAATCAGCGCAAGGCTAAAAGAACTTGAAGCGCAAATTTATAAAATCGCAGGGCAAAGCTTTAATATAAACTCGCCAAAACAGCTAGGCGCAGTGCTTTTTGAACATTTAGGACTAAAAGCTGCTAAAAAGACAAAAAGTGGTTATAGCACCGATGAGAGCGTGCTTAGCGGCTTAGAGCATCCTATCGCTGCTCCACTTTTAGAATTCCGTGAGCTCGCTAAATTAAAAGGCACTTATACTGAGCCTTTCATGCGCCTTAGTAGCTCTGGGGAGCGTGTTTATACGCATTTTTTACACACTGGCACAGCTACTGGAAGGCTTAGCTCTCACAGCCCAAATCTACAAAACATCCCCGCTCGCGGCAGTCTAGCTCGTGATGTGCGAAACTGCTTTGTAGCTGAGAATCAAAACATGCTTATTTCGCTTGATTACTCGCAAATCGAGCTTAGACTGCTAGCGCATTTTAGCACTGATCCTGCGCTTATAGCGGCTTTTAAGGCTGATGAGGACATACACGCACGAACGGCTATTTCTATCTTTGGCGACTCTGAGCCCTCTCACAGAGCCGTGGCAAAGAGCATAAACTTTGGGCTTATTTATGGTATGGGAAGCTCTCGCTTGGCTTCTAATCTTGGCATTAGCACCAAAGAAGCAAAAGAATACATTGAGAGATATTTTGCTTCTTTTAGCACGATAAAATCCTATTTATCTAGCATCAAAACTCACGCAAGAGAGCATGGGCGCATTTTTACCTTGCTTGGCAGGCAGAGGGTTTTTGATTTTAGCTTGGCAGGGCCAAGAGAGCAAGCACTTTATGAAAGAGAGGCTGTAAATAGCGTATTTCAGGGCTCGGCTGCTGATATAATTAAACTAGCGATGAATGCTATTTATCCGCTTTTGGATGAAAATCACAAGATGATTTTACAGATCCACGATGAGCTGATTTTTGAAGTCTCTGGTGGTGAGGCTGAGATTTTTGCTAAAAAAGTCGCAAATATAATGGAAAATGTGGTTAGCCTAAATGTGCCGCTAAAAGTAAATTACGCTATAGCCAAAAGCTGGGGCGAGCTAAAATAG
- the rpsJ gene encoding 30S ribosomal protein S10 produces MERIRLKLKAYDHRVLDRTVSAIVDAVRRTGADIRGPIPMPTKIKRYTVLKSPHVNKDSREQFEMRIHARMLDIVAATPDTVDSLTKLDLAPEVNVEVRAMGK; encoded by the coding sequence ATGGAAAGAATTAGGCTAAAGCTTAAAGCCTACGACCACCGCGTTTTGGACCGCACAGTAAGTGCTATCGTAGATGCAGTTCGCCGCACAGGCGCAGATATCCGCGGTCCTATCCCAATGCCTACAAAGATTAAACGCTACACAGTGTTAAAATCTCCACATGTAAATAAAGATTCTCGTGAGCAATTTGAGATGAGAATTCACGCTCGTATGCTAGATATCGTAGCAGCTACGCCTGATACAGTTGATAGCCTAACAAAGCTTGACTTAGCTCCAGAAGTTAATGTCGAAGTTCGCGCTATGGGCAAGTAA
- the rplC gene encoding 50S ribosomal protein L3, producing the protein MEYIVEKIGMSRTVSAPSVPVTLLKLIPAKVCALGSDGKAIVAYAHTKAANKAIAGQQAKYGLSKEFNSFATLSVANTEAGGDVDVSALKEAKLLKVSFNTKGRGFQGVMKRHGFSGGPKSHGSRFHRRPGSIGNCEWPGRVQPGMKMAGHYGNEKTTVKNEIISFDEANGVLVLKGSVPGFNGAMGRIKVVK; encoded by the coding sequence ATGGAATATATTGTAGAAAAAATCGGTATGAGTAGGACAGTTAGCGCTCCAAGCGTGCCTGTAACACTACTAAAACTTATCCCAGCAAAAGTATGTGCTCTTGGCAGTGATGGCAAAGCTATCGTAGCTTACGCTCACACAAAAGCAGCAAATAAAGCAATAGCTGGACAACAAGCAAAATACGGTCTAAGCAAAGAATTCAACAGCTTTGCAACTCTAAGTGTAGCAAACACTGAGGCCGGCGGCGATGTAGATGTAAGCGCACTAAAAGAGGCTAAGCTTCTAAAAGTAAGCTTTAATACCAAAGGTAGAGGCTTTCAAGGTGTTATGAAACGCCACGGCTTCTCAGGTGGTCCAAAAAGCCACGGTTCACGCTTTCACAGACGCCCAGGTTCTATTGGTAACTGCGAATGGCCAGGACGCGTTCAACCAGGTATGAAAATGGCAGGACACTATGGTAATGAAAAAACTACCGTTAAAAACGAAATAATTAGCTTTGATGAGGCTAATGGTGTATTAGTTTTAAAAGGCTCTGTGCCTGGATTTAACGGTGCAATGGGTCGCATAAAGGTGGTAAAATGA
- the rplD gene encoding 50S ribosomal protein L4, producing the protein MSKVTILNDKFQNSGEMDLPASFAEVNSHNLYLYVKSYLAGIRSNTAHTKSRHFVSGGGKKPWRQKGRGGARAGSTRTPVWVGGAVAFGPKSDRNYTQKVNKKQKRLALEFALNEKAANGKLFALESLQITSGKTKDAAAVLKNTNVRDALIVLKELNASTLLAFRNLKNCYVVDASEVNAYLVAVYGSVIAEKAALETIISKEG; encoded by the coding sequence ATGAGTAAAGTTACTATTTTAAACGATAAATTTCAAAATAGCGGTGAGATGGATTTGCCAGCAAGCTTTGCTGAGGTAAACTCTCACAACCTATATTTGTATGTAAAAAGCTATCTAGCAGGAATTCGCTCAAATACAGCGCATACAAAATCACGCCACTTTGTAAGCGGCGGTGGTAAAAAACCATGGCGTCAAAAAGGTCGTGGCGGCGCAAGAGCAGGTTCAACTAGAACTCCTGTTTGGGTTGGCGGTGCTGTGGCATTTGGTCCAAAGAGTGATAGAAACTACACTCAAAAAGTTAATAAAAAACAAAAACGCCTAGCTCTAGAATTCGCTCTAAACGAAAAAGCAGCAAATGGCAAATTGTTTGCGCTTGAGAGCCTACAAATCACAAGCGGCAAGACAAAAGACGCAGCAGCAGTGCTAAAAAACACAAATGTCCGTGATGCGCTAATCGTGCTAAAAGAACTAAATGCAAGCACTTTGCTAGCTTTTAGAAATCTTAAAAACTGCTATGTAGTAGATGCTAGCGAAGTAAATGCGTATCTTGTAGCTGTTTATGGCTCAGTAATCGCAGAAAAAGCAGCACTAGAAACAATTATCAGCAAAGAGGGTTAA
- a CDS encoding 50S ribosomal protein L23: MADITDIKSIVYTEKTLGLQENGVVVIQTSPRVSKNSLKEMLKEYFGITPLKVNSLRTHAKVKRFRGRAGVRDALKKFYVTLPEGVSLDKQEA, from the coding sequence ATGGCAGATATAACAGATATCAAAAGCATAGTTTATACTGAAAAAACTTTGGGCTTGCAAGAAAATGGTGTAGTAGTTATCCAAACTAGCCCAAGAGTAAGCAAAAACAGCCTAAAAGAGATGCTTAAAGAATACTTTGGAATTACTCCACTTAAAGTAAATTCTCTAAGAACTCACGCTAAGGTTAAAAGATTTAGAGGTAGAGCTGGCGTTCGTGATGCGCTTAAAAAATTCTATGTAACTCTACCTGAGGGCGTTAGCCTAGACAAACAGGAGGCATAA
- the rplB gene encoding 50S ribosomal protein L2 → MAIVSYKPYTPSRRFMTGLSSENITAKASVRSLLVKIPATAGRNNNGRITSRHKEAGAKKLYRIIDFKRKKYDIPAKVEAIEYDPNRNCRIALLSYADGEKRYIIQPSGLKVGDVVASAETGLDIKPGNAMKLKNIPVGTIVHNIELKPGKGAQMARSAGGYAQLMGKEEKYVILRLPSGEMRQVLAECMATIGVVGNEDWANVTIGKAGRNRYRGIRPQTRGSAMNPVDHPHGGGEGKKNSGRHPVTPWGKPTKGAKTRRKKASDKLIISRRKGK, encoded by the coding sequence ATGGCGATAGTTTCATATAAACCATATACTCCAAGCAGAAGATTTATGACAGGTCTTAGCTCTGAGAATATCACAGCTAAAGCCAGTGTTCGCTCACTGCTAGTAAAAATCCCAGCAACAGCTGGTAGAAACAACAATGGTCGCATCACAAGCCGCCACAAAGAAGCAGGTGCTAAAAAGCTTTATCGTATCATTGACTTTAAACGCAAAAAATACGATATCCCTGCAAAAGTAGAGGCTATTGAGTATGACCCAAATCGCAATTGTCGTATAGCTCTTCTTAGCTATGCTGATGGCGAGAAAAGATACATCATCCAACCAAGCGGTCTAAAAGTAGGTGATGTAGTAGCATCTGCTGAGACTGGTCTAGATATAAAACCAGGCAATGCAATGAAGCTAAAAAACATCCCAGTAGGTACTATCGTTCACAACATAGAGCTAAAACCAGGCAAAGGTGCTCAAATGGCTCGCTCAGCTGGTGGCTATGCTCAACTAATGGGTAAAGAAGAAAAATATGTAATCCTTCGCCTCCCAAGTGGTGAGATGCGCCAAGTTTTGGCTGAGTGTATGGCTACAATCGGCGTAGTAGGTAATGAAGACTGGGCAAATGTAACAATAGGTAAAGCAGGTCGCAATCGCTACCGCGGTATTCGTCCACAAACTCGTGGTTCAGCAATGAACCCAGTAGATCACCCACACGGTGGTGGTGAAGGCAAGAAAAACTCTGGCCGTCATCCAGTAACACCATGGGGCAAACCAACTAAGGGTGCGAAAACTCGCCGCAAAAAAGCAAGTGATAAGCTAATAATTTCAAGAAGAAAGGGTAAATAA
- the rpsS gene encoding 30S ribosomal protein S19 — MARSLKKGPFVDAHVLKKVQAAKKANDNKPIKTWSRRSTILPDMIGLTFNVHNGKNFIPVYITENHVGYKLGEFAPTRTFKGHKGSVQKKIGK; from the coding sequence ATGGCTAGATCTCTTAAAAAAGGGCCGTTTGTAGATGCTCATGTGCTTAAAAAAGTACAAGCGGCTAAAAAGGCTAATGACAATAAGCCTATTAAAACATGGTCTAGAAGAAGTACAATTCTTCCTGATATGATTGGGCTTACATTCAATGTTCATAATGGCAAAAACTTTATCCCTGTATATATAACTGAAAACCATGTAGGCTATAAGCTAGGCGAGTTTGCACCAACTCGCACTTTCAAAGGCCACAAAGGCTCAGTTCAAAAGAAAATCGGTAAATAA